The nucleotide window CGACGACATATTCCGCCCCGACGGCACCCCACTTCAAATCGGCAGGATCCATTTCAGCAGTAACCCGAATGCGTTTGCCGTTAACAATCAATTCACTGCGTTCCATATCGGCTTCGACAGTGCCGTCAAACCGGCCGTGCATCGTGTCGTATTTAAGCATATACGCCATATAGTCGACAGGGCACAAATCATTGATCCCGACAATCTCCATATCATTCCGAGTCTGTGCCGCACGGAAAACAAAACGACCGATACGACCGAATCCGTTAATCCCGACTTTAATCATCATGAAACACTCCTTCATTTATGACCAAACATACACTCAACTGTCATCAAAACTTTTTGTTGTGTTTATTATGACATATCGGGAGCATTTTTGCAACTGTATGGACGCAATACGTCCCATTTTTTTACGTTTCTTACTTTCTTTTTACTGAAATCCCAGGTAATGCGCCCCCATACCGGCATATTCTTTTACAGCCAATGTCGTATTATACAACCCCTGCGCATTGGGAATCAGGGAAAAAGGGGTAATCGTCAGCGGCCGGCTTGCCTGGTAATCGCAAGGATACGGGCGGACAACCGTTTCTTCCTGAGAAAAAAATCCCATTGCCCGCGGCATATGGAAGGCACTCGTAAGCAGAATAATGCTTTTCCAGCCGTGCTCTCTGCACAGCTGCATCGTATACGCCGCATTTTCCGCCGTATTTCTGCTGTTGTCTTCAGTATAAATCATCGTTTCCGGCACGCCGGCCTCTATCAGCACCCGCTTCTCGATAGCGCTTTCGTTCCCGTCTTCAGCAAAAACGACGCCGCCGGATAAGACGATCGGCACCTGCATCTGTCGTTGCAGACGCAATGCCGTCAAAAGCCGATTGGCCGCTATATCGCCGACCTGACCGGAACCGTTCAGGTCGGCAACGCCGCCATACGAACCGCCGCCGAGTACGACGATGGCCTCAGCCTGAAGAGGCACAGCCGACTGAATATATCGATCCTCCAAAGAGGAAATAAGCATATTTCCGATAGGCTCCAACGAAGACAGATATAAAAAAAAGGTCAGGAGCGCAATGGCGCTGTGACCTTTTTCTTGATTTTTGATTAAACGCGCAGACGCGACGACGAACGCCGCGACAACGAATCCTAAAGGCATGAACCAGGCGTAAAGCCATTTAATAAGATACAGCATCCGTACGCCTCCGTTATCTGTCCCACGGCAGATTGATCAAAATCATACCGCCCTTTTTCGTATAACCGCTGTTCCACAAGTCGGGAAAAGAGAACCAGTGATACGTGCCGTATGTCACGGCCTTAACCATAAAAGAATCTTCAAATTCTTCATACCCTGCCAGCCAAAACCAGTGCCAGACATAATTGGTAAAGTTCGGATTATGGTGCTGCAAATTAAGATACGGCACTGCCATGGAACTGTCAATCTGCCTTTTCAACGCTTCGCGCATCGTTTCGAAGGAACAGTCGCTGTTCAGTCCTTTCATGGAAATACGCGTTTCACCGACGCTCTTCAAATAATTACGGTATCCGTCCATCCAGACCTCAAGCGTATTAATTCCCGTCATACGCGGCCGCAAATACGGCTTCATGATCTGGGAGAACCGAATATACTCCGACGCCGTAATCGTATCCTTGGAAAAAGGATATACGTGATCCAACCCGAAACGCCGGGCCAGATAAATGCTGATGTCACAGGCGACAACGGCACCGCAACCGCCGATATTCATCCATCTGTCGGAAAACAGCGACTGGTCGAAACCGTAATAGTTTTCCACTTTAAACAATTCCAATTCTTTCATCATGGCATAACCCCCTTAATGCCTGACCGCAACCGTTCTGCAGCCGCGGAAGACGGCGTTCTCCTGCACCTGAACACGCCGTTTCCGGCATTACCTGCGTGCTCAGGTGCCTGCAGCAGCGCTTTCCGCTTCCACCAAGTCCGCCACGTCGGCAACGAACCGCTCTGCCGTCGTTTCCCGGGAAAAAGCGGCGTAAACGTAATCGCCGTCCCGCCAATAAGCGGCATAGGTACCCGTACCGTTTGGCCCTACACGGTATGAACCGACGACGACCTGCTGGCGGCCGATTTTCCTCTTCTGCCAGCAATCGGCCGCCAGTCCGCTGATATCCTTCATTCGAACATCACGATACCGCGCTTTGCGGACAAAAAATTCGTCATTATTCTTAATCGTATAATCCTTATATGCCGCCTGTGCCGTCACGCCGGAAATGACGCTGCAGCCGACAAGTCGGTAATGACTGCCGGCAGGCAGTGTCAGCGGCCGAAAGCCGACGGCGGACGCGACCTCTTCCAGATTGCCGTAAACGACGACAGGATTCGGCACCGCCGGGACATCGCCCTGCGTCTTGCCGATCAAAGCGGAGACAACAGCCTTAAACGTTGCCTCCGTCACCCCTCTCGTCATGACTGCGTAAGCGAAAGTGCGGTCATGCCAAGCAGCGGCATAGCTTTCCGTCAGAGCGTCTGCAGCGACGGATACGACACTGCCGCCGTAAATCTGATACTGCCAGTCAGCCGCGGTAAGACCGCTGATGTTCGGCAACTGTCCTACGTTGCGCAGCGCCCCCTTGCGGACAATGATCTCCTGCACACCGGTCCGATTCGTATAGCTGATCTGCGCCAGTACCCCGGAAATGACCCGATAATCAATTGCTGCAAATTGATCCTCCGCCGGCAGCGCCAACGGCGCAAATCCCAAGGCGTCCCGCAACGCTTCGCTGTCGCCTACGGCTCGGGTTTCCGCCGGCATGGCCGACATACCGGCAAGGCCGGAAGTGACGGCACGTTGTTCCCAGCCGGCAACATCGGCAGCCGTCGTTCCTTGAAGCAAAAGCAATCCGGCAAAGCCTGCCAGGAGATACGTCTTGCCCTTGACCATACAGCCGCACCACCTCTCTGCACGCAATAGCGCTCTTTTAAAGTACACTGTCAAAAACAGCCTTGATCTTTGCCTTCGTTTCGTCGTACATTTCCCCGGGATGCGCTTCATACCGTTTTTCATCGTCAACGAACATATTGGGTACATATGTATAGGGGTGCGCCGGCAACAGGTCGGCATGTTCCGTTTCTTCATACCAGGTCAGATCAATCGATTGATATGCCGCATTTTCCCGCGTTAATTCTTCAACCGCTTTCTTCGCATTGGCACAATAAGGACAACCGTTTAAGTAAAATGCCATAATCGTTTTCATAGGCCAGACTCCTTTCGCAACACAAACAGAAACTATATGTCATGAGCACTTGTCACAAAGAACAGCCGCTCCCAAGACCATGACGGCGCCGATCCCGTTAAGAAGACTCATCGGTTCATGCAGAAGCAGCGCCGACAGCAAGATCGCCGTAATCGGATCGACGTAACTGAACACGGCGATCGTTTGCGCCTTCAACGATTCCATCGTGCTGAAGTAGATGACGCAGGCAATGCCTGTATGGACAATGATAACGACGGCCAGCAAAACCAATGTCAGTCCCGTCAGTTGGAAAGACGACCAGCCTTGCGTAACCGTCAAATACGGTATCAGCGCAACTGCGGCCACCGCCAACTGAACGATCGTCTTGTCATAGGCGCCGATGTGGTGAATCATTTTGTTGGTCATGATCATCGCCGTGTAAAAGACGGCGGCAGCCAGCCCGCAAACGACGCCGCGCAGTTCGGCGGCTTGGGGAATACCGCTTTCAGGAACGCCGGAAACAAACACCATGCCGATAATCGCAAGCAAAACACAGAACCCCTTCGGCAAACTCATGGTCTCATGCAAGAAAAATACCGAAGCGATAATAAGAAAAACAGGAGACATGTAGTAACAAAGGGTCGCCGTAGCAACTGTCGTATACGTATACGATTCAAAAAGAAAAATCCAGTTAAGTCCCAGAAAGATACCGGAAACGGTCAGCTTTGCCAAATTTCTCCGAATACCGTCGAAATCGGGATGGCGCCTGCAAATCAACAGAAATAACGTCAGAACCAAAGCACCTCCGGCGCCGCGCAGGAAGACCAGCATAACTGAATCGATAGGCAGCAGGCGGCGAAAGATACCGATTGTGCCGAAAATGACCATACTCACCAAAAACAAATATTTGGATACCTTATTTTCTTCCCCCATCTATTGCCCTCTCCCCCTAAACGACGCTCCACCGCTGACAGAAACACCTGTCAACTCCGCAGCAACCGACGGCGACGGCCGTAACGGATAAGCCGGCCGCTTCCCTCCTGGTGCCGCACCGCCGCACTGCCGCTTCATCGTTGTTCGGGACAGATCGCCGACAGAAGCGCGTCGTTAATTACCTCTGTTGGAGCAATTGTACTCCATCTTCGGGCTGAACGCAATTGACCCCGACAAACTGCCCTCTCTTTTTCCTGCCGCCACGGCCCGAATTGCCGCAAAAGTGCCCGCCATGCCGATGGCGTTCGGCTATTTACCGGTCGCAACCGCGCGCCGTCAAGCATCGGTCTGCCGCTGTCGCCTGCAGAAGTACCTGCTCCTTCGCGAAAGGCCGGCAATCAGGATGCTTATAATAACATATTATGCCAACACGCTCTATTTACCTTCCGTTTATATATTCCTATATGTAATATCGGCTACTTGTATCATATCAAAAACACCAACGGTAATACGCTTCCCGTTCGGTCCCGCCGGCAGAAAATTTTTAAACTATGCGGTATAAAGCCATTTTTCAGACATCTGCTTCAGCCTCCTACGAAAACGCCGTCTAAATCCGCAGAAATACAAGGTTTCCCCGAATTTTTTTTACAAAAAAAGTATTTGCATTTGAGAAGATAAATGATAGAATAAGTTGATTTTTAAATTTGAAGCAGATTGTATGGCTGCTTATGAAAGAAGGACTGATAATGAAAAATTCACGCCGTAAAATGTCTTTGGTGCAGCTGACGTTCATCACTGCCGCCAATATGTTGGGAGCAGGTATTATCATGTTGCCGACAAAACTTGCCGAAGTAGGGACTATTTCGATCATCTCCTGGCTTATTACAGCCTTCGGTTCGCTTGCGCTGGCCATGACTTTTGCCAGATGCGGCATGTTTTCAACCAAGCCCGGCGGTATGGGCGGTTACACCGAATACGCGTTCGGACGAATAGGACATTTTATGGCAAACTACGCCTATGCAGTTTCAATCGTCATTGCAAATGTAGCTATTGCCATTTCCGCCGTCGGTTACGGCGCCGGTTTCCTCGAAACCGAATTCTCGCCTGTACAGACGTGTCTTTATACAATTGCCTTGCTTTGGACGGCTGCCGCGCTGAACTTCAGCGGTTCCCGTTATTCCGGTAAATTGAGTACCGTAACGATCTGGGGCGCCATCATTCCCGTTCTGGGCATCTCCATCATCGGCTGGTTCTGGTTTGATCCGGCGACCTGGCTCAGTTCGTGGAATCCGAACGGCTTCGGCCTGAGCGACGCCGTCGGCAATTCCATTGCCCTGACATTGTGGTCTTTCCTCGGTCTCGAATCGGCTGCCGTCAACATGGACGCCGTTGAAAACCCGCAGCGTTCCGTACCGATTGCGACCTTTGTCAGCACCCTCGGTGTCGCTGTGATCTACGTCGCCTCGACCAATGCCATTGCCGGCATCCTTCCCAACGGGGACATCTTGGCTTCCAGCGCTCCTTTCGGCTTGGCTTTTTCCGCCATGCTGGGCTCCACGGCAGGTAAAGTCGTCATGGGATTGATGGTTTTCTCCTGTGCCGGCTCGCTCCTTTCCTGGCAGTTTACCTTGGCCCGCGTATTCAAAACCAGCGCTCAACGAGGGCTTTTCCCGAAAATATTCGCCAAGGTTACCAACGCCGATGTGCCGCTAAAAGGCATGTTCCTCATTCTCTGCATGCAGACCTGTCTGGCCTTCATGACGATCAGTCCGACATTGGCGCAGCAGTTCGAATTACTCGCCAATCTTGCCGTCGTTACCAATGTCATCCCGTATATCTTCTGTGCTGCCGCGCTGAAGACGATTTTGGAAAAAGAACATATTGATAACGCCGTATGTAATCGGAATACTTCGTATTTTCTCGCCGGCGCTTCCATTATTTACTGTTTTTATGCGCTGACGACAACAGACGGCATCACCTTTTTCAGCGGTTGTTTCGCGACATTTATCGGCTGGATTATCTACATGGTCCGGTTCAATCTCCTGAAACAAACAATCATTGCCGAGCAGCAGATAATCAAATAACGAAAAAAAAATGCCTCTTCATGTACATGAAGAGGCATTTTTTTATAAGCTCTGATTAATTTCTTTCCAGAAGCAGAAGCAAATTCCCTATCGCAATGGCCGCCCACATGAGCAAACATTCGAGAATCGCCGGAGCCGCGAAAACGCCGAGATTGTTTTTACCGGCAGCCATAAAACTGTAAAAGAATGTCCCCAGCGACGTGTATGGACTAAAAAAAAGAGACTGCAGGAAAAACCAGATACCGACCATAAGAACGACGCGAAGGAGCCGGAGCAGACGATTACGCAGTAAGGGAACACGCGTCTTAGCAGGATAGAAATAAAAGGCGAATACGGCGATAATGACAATGGTCAAAAGCAGCATGCCGCCGAGAAAGAACGCCGTCAGACCCAGCACGCCGTCCCCGGTGAGCAAGGTCTCATCCAGTCTCGGAAAAAGCACCATCCCCCACAAAGCGCAGGGAAGAGGCACGGCATAGAGAACGGGGTCAAGAAATTCGGAATACCAGGCCGTACGCCGTCTTGCCGACCAGCAGGCAAAGGCGTCCGCCAGCAGCTGCTGCCCTGCCGTAACGGCAAGCATCCAACAACTGTACAGCAACATGCGGTAATAATAAGATGACCAAAGACCGCTGCCCTGCAATCCTCCCAATAGCCCCGTACCGACGGCCAGGGCAACGATACCGCCATACAGCAGACAAGGAATGGGCGCATAAAAAGATATTTGGCGGCGCCGCATCTGCCGCCGCCGCAAGACACAGGGCAAAATCAGCGAAGACACCGCCAGGAGTAGGGGAGAAAGGAAGACGAAGAAATGTCGATCAGATGCAAAGGCGCCGAACGGAAGCGGCAAGATCCACAACCAGAGACATATTATTTTCTCCCCTTCCCTTTTCATCATTTCCGCCATCGTTGGTCCTCCTGTCCGAAGCGGCTGAGGCCATAGGCTCCGACTAACAGCAAGGCTACGCCGAAATACATGACAACGATAAAAACCAGATCACGGGCCACTGTCGGCCAATCCCAAAAAGCCAACTGCTGCCATACGGTACTGCAAGACAAGGTGAAGCCGGTGAAAAAGCCGCCGAACAAAAGCCATAAGGCGACATACCACCGGCGTTTTATGCGTCGTGAAGAGAACCCGAAGCGCGCCTCTTCCGTCCCTAAGTAAGCTGTCGGCACAGCCAGCGACAGACAACAAAAAGAGACCAAGGCAACGACGGCACTGGATCCGCTGTGAATTGTATAGGACCCGATCGGGATCGGGATAATGAAAAAGCTCATGAACAACGCTTGACGAAAAATATCGCGACACCAGTTCATACGGTGTACCTCCGCTTCCTTATAATCATTAAGTATACCAAATTTCCCATATGAATGACAGCAATAAATCACGACGACACCTATCGGCAAACGCCAAAACGGTATATGATAAGAAGAAAAGCGGAAAGGTTGCGGATGATGAATAAAAAATTTTTCTTTTTCGATATTGATCATACTTTGGGACTCAATATTTCCACTGTCGTCCCCGCCGACACCCGATATTGCCTGCGCCAGTTGAAACGTCAGGGGCATGTTGTCGCCTTGGCAACGGGACGGTTGCAGATAAATGCCCGTGAGTTTGCCGACACCTGCGGTATTACGTCCTTTGTTGCCGACGGCGGCAACAGCCTTACAGTCGACGGATCAATCTGCGCAATGGACGGCTTACCCTTAAATGCCTGCAAAGCTTTCTTAAGGGCGCTGGATAAACACCGTATTCCCTGGTGCGTCGTTACGGAAAATAAAGCCGTCCGTTATACGCCGTTTTCGGAAT belongs to Megasphaera vaginalis (ex Bordigoni et al. 2020) and includes:
- the potE gene encoding putrescine-ornithine antiporter; translation: MKNSRRKMSLVQLTFITAANMLGAGIIMLPTKLAEVGTISIISWLITAFGSLALAMTFARCGMFSTKPGGMGGYTEYAFGRIGHFMANYAYAVSIVIANVAIAISAVGYGAGFLETEFSPVQTCLYTIALLWTAAALNFSGSRYSGKLSTVTIWGAIIPVLGISIIGWFWFDPATWLSSWNPNGFGLSDAVGNSIALTLWSFLGLESAAVNMDAVENPQRSVPIATFVSTLGVAVIYVASTNAIAGILPNGDILASSAPFGLAFSAMLGSTAGKVVMGLMVFSCAGSLLSWQFTLARVFKTSAQRGLFPKIFAKVTNADVPLKGMFLILCMQTCLAFMTISPTLAQQFELLANLAVVTNVIPYIFCAAALKTILEKEHIDNAVCNRNTSYFLAGASIIYCFYALTTTDGITFFSGCFATFIGWIIYMVRFNLLKQTIIAEQQIIK
- a CDS encoding YdcF family protein, which translates into the protein MLYLIKWLYAWFMPLGFVVAAFVVASARLIKNQEKGHSAIALLTFFLYLSSLEPIGNMLISSLEDRYIQSAVPLQAEAIVVLGGGSYGGVADLNGSGQVGDIAANRLLTALRLQRQMQVPIVLSGGVVFAEDGNESAIEKRVLIEAGVPETMIYTEDNSRNTAENAAYTMQLCREHGWKSIILLTSAFHMPRAMGFFSQEETVVRPYPCDYQASRPLTITPFSLIPNAQGLYNTTLAVKEYAGMGAHYLGFQ
- a CDS encoding glutaredoxin family protein, translating into MKTIMAFYLNGCPYCANAKKAVEELTRENAAYQSIDLTWYEETEHADLLPAHPYTYVPNMFVDDEKRYEAHPGEMYDETKAKIKAVFDSVL
- a CDS encoding DMT family transporter, with the translated sequence MGEENKVSKYLFLVSMVIFGTIGIFRRLLPIDSVMLVFLRGAGGALVLTLFLLICRRHPDFDGIRRNLAKLTVSGIFLGLNWIFLFESYTYTTVATATLCYYMSPVFLIIASVFFLHETMSLPKGFCVLLAIIGMVFVSGVPESGIPQAAELRGVVCGLAAAVFYTAMIMTNKMIHHIGAYDKTIVQLAVAAVALIPYLTVTQGWSSFQLTGLTLVLLAVVIIVHTGIACVIYFSTMESLKAQTIAVFSYVDPITAILLSALLLHEPMSLLNGIGAVMVLGAAVLCDKCS